One region of Rhizobium sp. WYJ-E13 genomic DNA includes:
- a CDS encoding O-antigen ligase family protein, with protein sequence MSIDTPYHNSSQMIARRGAAISRFAIRKELFVYILLSAMFYIALWRGTGMWYGLPANFNDGSTGNILPHQIILYSLIPLIAVYSLIEPHRFIAYLRRIPPLLTIIIVLCLASAAQSVQLSASLKGMVAVTVLTLPPLLFRLRYGSVETLRLARNFCIVAIFANVLYTFAFPQFAIMSGNDYDGMVKGLFYHKNELGQFCAIAFIIILDMKSPLRRLSYEMLIRNAALLLTVLLVVLARSSTAIVMIGVGTSMLVGLRAISAVGNITVKSLFVLLFCILLGLLGSLAYLGVAEAIASAFGKDLTFSGRSNIWDQLLPLVYERPFLGYGFSTFRQPDIVKEYVHVTFEAKSTHNSYLELALSIGVPATVLWTVYVLSRVYLKTVMTQSTIQMRAAQSKEAVILFLIAIGGLTEAAMMLSPSLVWPIMVASLPLTCSPIILKTKRR encoded by the coding sequence ATGAGCATAGATACGCCATACCATAACAGCTCGCAGATGATCGCCCGACGAGGTGCCGCCATCTCGCGGTTTGCGATCAGAAAGGAGCTTTTTGTTTATATCCTTCTGTCGGCAATGTTCTACATCGCTTTATGGCGAGGTACCGGCATGTGGTATGGCCTGCCTGCGAACTTTAACGACGGCAGTACGGGAAATATTCTGCCCCACCAGATCATTCTTTATAGCTTGATCCCACTGATAGCTGTTTATTCTCTCATTGAACCGCACCGGTTTATTGCCTACCTCCGGCGCATCCCGCCGTTGTTAACGATAATCATTGTGCTGTGCCTTGCATCAGCAGCTCAGTCTGTTCAACTATCCGCCTCTTTGAAAGGGATGGTAGCCGTAACCGTCCTTACTCTGCCACCTCTGCTGTTTCGTCTAAGATACGGCAGCGTTGAAACACTCAGATTGGCCAGAAATTTTTGCATTGTCGCGATCTTCGCCAACGTCCTTTACACCTTCGCGTTTCCTCAGTTCGCGATAATGTCGGGAAATGACTACGACGGTATGGTCAAGGGGCTTTTTTATCACAAGAACGAGTTGGGGCAGTTCTGCGCTATCGCATTTATAATCATACTGGATATGAAATCGCCGCTTAGGAGGTTGAGTTACGAGATGCTAATTCGTAACGCAGCTCTTCTGCTGACGGTCCTCCTCGTTGTTTTAGCGCGATCGTCGACGGCCATTGTGATGATTGGCGTTGGCACATCGATGCTCGTTGGTTTGAGAGCAATTAGCGCGGTCGGAAACATCACCGTAAAATCTCTTTTCGTCCTTCTTTTTTGCATCTTGCTTGGCTTGTTGGGGTCTCTGGCCTATCTCGGCGTTGCCGAAGCTATCGCAAGTGCTTTTGGCAAGGATCTGACGTTTTCGGGCCGCTCGAATATCTGGGATCAGTTGTTACCGCTCGTCTACGAGCGTCCTTTTCTGGGGTATGGATTTTCGACGTTTCGCCAGCCGGATATTGTGAAAGAATATGTCCACGTTACCTTTGAGGCGAAGTCTACGCACAATTCATACCTGGAACTTGCTCTGAGTATTGGGGTTCCGGCGACAGTGTTGTGGACAGTTTATGTGTTGTCGCGCGTGTACCTAAAGACAGTTATGACGCAAAGCACCATTCAGATGAGAGCGGCGCAATCGAAGGAGGCTGTGATCCTGTTTCTTATTGCTATTGGTGGTCTCACAGAGGCCGCAATGATGCTTTCTCCTTCGCTGGTATGGCCGATTATGGTTGCCTCTCTGCCACTAACTTGCTCTCCAATCATCCTGAAAACGAAAAGGCGATAA
- a CDS encoding glucuronosyltransferase, whose amino-acid sequence MSASTYESNQNRKVLAVSSGGGHWDELIALRGAFDEADVVFATTIPELLQKYSITGGYCLPDCNRNDVWMSVRCFFSAFSLVFRSRADVVISTGAAPGLFCLLAARIMGKKTIWIDSIANAEELSMSGKLAGFVATTWLTQWQHLARPSGPHFAGAVL is encoded by the coding sequence ATGAGCGCAAGCACATACGAGTCGAACCAAAATCGCAAAGTTCTTGCCGTGTCATCAGGCGGCGGCCATTGGGATGAGCTTATTGCTCTGCGCGGGGCATTCGATGAGGCGGACGTCGTATTCGCGACGACCATTCCCGAGCTCTTGCAAAAATATTCCATCACGGGCGGCTATTGCCTTCCTGATTGCAACAGGAATGATGTCTGGATGTCTGTCCGCTGTTTTTTTTCAGCGTTTAGCCTAGTCTTTCGATCTAGGGCAGATGTCGTCATTTCGACGGGCGCGGCTCCCGGCTTGTTCTGCTTGCTGGCCGCGCGGATCATGGGCAAGAAAACGATCTGGATAGATAGCATCGCCAACGCCGAAGAGCTGTCGATGTCCGGAAAGTTGGCCGGTTTTGTAGCAACAACGTGGCTTACCCAATGGCAACATCTGGCTCGCCCATCCGGACCTCATTTTGCGGGAGCGGTACTTTGA
- a CDS encoding transglutaminase-like cysteine peptidase codes for MSARKFLAALVLVSLAGTQDLQAGVLSGLTRDLHETPSVKYIQARKRTMAPFAHVMFCARQPQECEAKSGSAVVALSAYADKQLRAVNASVNRSIVPRNDASGKIADDVWEVNVKSGDCEDFALTKRDHLIAMGWSSKALRIAVARTPYGEGHAVLVVKTNVGDLVLDNRTNAIKTWDKTDLNWVMIQSGDDPRVWYEL; via the coding sequence ATGTCGGCTCGTAAATTTCTGGCTGCACTCGTCCTGGTTTCTTTAGCAGGTACTCAAGATCTGCAGGCCGGTGTACTGTCTGGTCTCACACGTGATTTGCACGAAACTCCATCGGTCAAATATATCCAGGCAAGAAAAAGGACCATGGCGCCCTTCGCGCATGTTATGTTTTGCGCCCGTCAACCGCAGGAATGTGAGGCGAAGAGTGGCTCAGCCGTTGTGGCACTCAGCGCCTATGCGGACAAGCAGCTGCGCGCGGTCAACGCATCGGTCAATCGCTCGATCGTTCCACGCAATGATGCAAGCGGAAAGATCGCTGACGATGTATGGGAAGTGAACGTCAAAAGCGGCGATTGCGAGGACTTCGCTCTGACTAAACGTGACCATCTTATCGCGATGGGCTGGTCTTCGAAGGCGCTCAGAATCGCGGTGGCAAGAACGCCCTACGGCGAAGGGCACGCGGTTTTGGTGGTGAAAACCAATGTTGGCGACTTAGTGCTAGACAATCGCACCAACGCTATAAAAACTTGGGATAAAACCGATCTGAATTGGGTAATGATCCAATCTGGAGATGATCCGCGGGTTTGGTACGAATTGTAA
- a CDS encoding polysaccharide biosynthesis/export family protein, with protein sequence MSINFRRTSIVAATLIALSSCTSLPRSGPDHTDFDKDASVKVTTKDRKVGIDYALIDLNKAILPFFNEVKSSSLGGFGGGKGGAPDIPLGAGDVVQISIFEAQAGGLFIPSDAGSRPGNFITLPAQTIDKNGTISVPYAGRVPASGRLKEEVERDIEDRLASRAIEPQVVLTTTTTKSAEVAVVGDVNDPQKVQLTPAGDRILDVISTAGGLTTPNIETNVTLQRRGRTATVAYETLLRNPSENIYVAPGDTVSVEHERRTYIALGATGQQNRIEFEDSNLTLGEGIAKAGGVLDNRADPREVVLYRQVDKKTLQKLNIDVSRFAGADVPVIFRANLRDPATMFAIQQFLMKDKDVIYISNAGSVELVKFLDILNSITSTARGVSTDVVDTRDAVRELD encoded by the coding sequence ATGAGCATCAACTTTCGACGCACCTCTATCGTCGCTGCGACGCTAATCGCGCTGTCGAGCTGCACTTCATTGCCTCGATCCGGTCCCGATCACACCGATTTCGATAAAGACGCTTCGGTGAAGGTGACGACAAAGGACAGGAAGGTCGGGATTGATTACGCGCTAATTGATCTGAACAAGGCAATTCTTCCCTTCTTTAACGAGGTTAAGTCCAGCTCGCTGGGCGGTTTCGGTGGCGGCAAAGGCGGCGCGCCCGATATTCCGCTCGGCGCTGGCGACGTCGTTCAGATTTCTATTTTTGAAGCGCAGGCTGGCGGTCTTTTTATCCCGTCTGATGCTGGCAGCCGTCCAGGTAATTTCATTACGCTCCCCGCTCAGACCATCGACAAGAATGGAACGATCAGCGTTCCCTACGCAGGACGTGTGCCCGCCTCCGGAAGGCTGAAAGAAGAGGTGGAACGCGATATCGAAGACCGGCTTGCCAGCCGCGCAATCGAACCGCAGGTGGTCCTGACAACGACGACGACCAAGTCTGCAGAGGTTGCTGTCGTTGGTGATGTCAATGATCCGCAGAAGGTGCAGCTCACTCCGGCAGGCGATCGCATTCTGGATGTGATCTCGACAGCGGGCGGTCTGACGACACCCAACATCGAAACGAATGTGACGTTGCAGAGGCGGGGAAGAACGGCGACGGTTGCCTACGAGACCCTGTTGCGCAATCCCTCTGAAAATATCTACGTTGCGCCAGGCGACACTGTTTCTGTTGAGCATGAACGCCGTACCTATATTGCCCTCGGTGCTACAGGGCAGCAGAACCGTATCGAATTCGAGGATTCGAACCTGACACTTGGCGAGGGCATCGCCAAGGCCGGCGGCGTCCTGGATAACCGGGCGGATCCGCGGGAAGTCGTCCTCTACCGTCAGGTCGACAAGAAAACCTTGCAGAAGCTGAACATTGACGTATCGCGGTTTGCTGGAGCGGATGTTCCGGTGATCTTCCGAGCCAACCTGCGTGATCCAGCGACGATGTTTGCAATTCAGCAATTCCTGATGAAGGACAAGGACGTCATTTATATATCGAACGCGGGCTCCGTCGAGCTGGTCAAGTTCCTTGATATCCTGAACTCGATAACGTCTACGGCAAGGGGCGTATCTACGGACGTTGTTGACACTCGCGACGCTGTGCGAGAATTGGACTAA
- a CDS encoding glycosyltransferase, whose amino-acid sequence MILITVGTQLPFDRLVRALDEMAPNISTPMFAQIGKGEYKPRNFEWVETIAPLEMDGVFARTSLIVSHAGTGTVLAAKRFKKPIILFPRRAAFGEHRNDHQLATAGQLDGRPGIRVAYTETELGELITGPPTETMELGLTTAPAAKLVDYLRSVIG is encoded by the coding sequence TTGATCTTGATTACGGTCGGCACGCAATTGCCGTTCGATCGCCTTGTTAGGGCATTGGACGAAATGGCTCCGAACATTTCTACTCCCATGTTCGCTCAGATCGGGAAAGGTGAATACAAGCCCCGCAATTTCGAGTGGGTGGAGACGATCGCACCACTGGAAATGGACGGCGTATTTGCGAGGACATCATTGATTGTGTCCCATGCAGGAACCGGGACAGTTCTTGCAGCCAAGAGGTTCAAGAAGCCGATCATTTTGTTTCCCCGGCGCGCCGCATTTGGTGAACACAGGAATGACCACCAATTGGCGACCGCTGGTCAACTTGACGGGAGACCGGGAATACGTGTCGCCTATACGGAAACAGAATTGGGCGAGCTCATTACTGGCCCTCCAACTGAAACGATGGAATTAGGCCTGACCACCGCGCCAGCGGCGAAACTTGTAGACTATCTTCGATCCGTTATTGGGTAG
- a CDS encoding polysaccharide biosynthesis tyrosine autokinase, with product MLSPNSPTVLAVSQMDDQSERIDFEKLFAIARRQWRVVGICVAFFAILAVVYLLTTAPYFTASTSVLIDRGNSELINQLSSLGAPIDDETALLSEIQLFQSDTIALAVVDNLKLADDPDFMASDFSSTQLLKSILNFNSWFASADLVTAAEDRRQAAAGRLNNNMDVERVGKSYALSIGYTSRSPDQAADIANAIADAYLVDKLNSKFEATSRASGWLQERIDELKQKALESDLAVQKFRADNGLVATDGNLLTDQQLSELSSNLIKAQADTARAQAKFDRIRKIIDSGQMDAIVTDVLDNSPSNDIRKKYLEDSKLAAEISARLGPNHEQVVRLKAEMEEYKRQMFDELNRIAESYKSDLDVAQTRQKSLENSVTRATQVSAAAGETQVELRELERKADSYRNLYQSFLTRFQEAVQQQSFPITDARVITRAQTPNKPSAPKKPLVLAVAIFLGLAAGSTIGAFREFRDRFFRTGDQVREILGLEYLGHVPKVVAEEFKVSSEQSAQHVRRISGLNEYVVEHPLSAFAETLRNAKVAADIENPMRQTKIIGVVSCLPSEGKSTLAINFAQLLSNQGARTLLIDGDLRNPGATRALGQHAANGLLEALLQDRSLDDLILTDPATALSFLPAVVKYRVPHSSDVLASATMANLLSEAAKRFDYIILDLPPLGPVVDARAVSHLLDTVLLVVEWGKTSRRIVQSIMAEQPEIRKRCAGVILNKVDLEKIKLYRSHGSSEYYYSRYSNYYQEN from the coding sequence ATGCTTTCGCCGAATTCACCTACCGTGTTGGCGGTATCTCAAATGGATGATCAATCCGAAAGGATCGATTTTGAGAAGCTTTTCGCGATAGCGCGCCGCCAATGGCGTGTCGTTGGGATTTGTGTCGCGTTTTTTGCCATATTAGCGGTCGTCTATCTTTTGACTACTGCTCCATATTTTACTGCGTCGACCAGCGTTTTGATCGATCGGGGCAATTCGGAACTGATAAATCAACTATCGTCGCTGGGTGCGCCGATAGACGACGAAACCGCGTTGCTGAGCGAAATTCAGCTTTTTCAATCTGACACAATCGCGCTCGCGGTCGTTGACAATCTTAAGCTTGCCGATGATCCGGACTTCATGGCTTCGGATTTTTCGTCCACGCAGCTCTTAAAATCAATCCTGAATTTCAACTCTTGGTTTGCCAGCGCGGACCTGGTGACGGCTGCGGAAGATCGGCGACAAGCTGCGGCCGGCCGGCTGAACAACAATATGGACGTCGAGCGCGTTGGAAAATCATATGCGCTGTCGATCGGGTATACGTCGCGCTCGCCAGACCAGGCAGCGGATATAGCGAATGCTATTGCTGATGCATATTTGGTAGATAAGCTAAATTCAAAATTTGAAGCGACGAGCCGTGCAAGCGGTTGGCTGCAGGAGCGTATTGATGAGCTCAAGCAAAAAGCTCTTGAATCCGATTTGGCCGTACAAAAATTCAGGGCCGACAACGGTCTTGTTGCAACGGACGGAAATTTGCTGACGGATCAGCAACTTTCTGAGCTCAGCAGCAATCTCATTAAAGCGCAGGCAGACACTGCGCGCGCTCAGGCGAAGTTTGACCGCATCCGTAAAATCATCGATTCCGGTCAGATGGACGCAATCGTGACCGATGTACTCGACAATTCCCCGTCGAACGACATTCGCAAGAAGTATCTCGAAGATTCGAAGCTCGCGGCAGAGATTTCAGCCCGTCTTGGGCCGAACCATGAACAGGTGGTTCGGCTTAAAGCCGAAATGGAAGAATATAAGCGTCAGATGTTCGACGAACTTAATCGTATCGCTGAGAGCTATAAAAGCGATTTAGACGTCGCGCAGACGAGGCAGAAATCACTAGAGAACAGTGTCACAAGAGCAACTCAGGTTAGCGCTGCCGCTGGAGAAACACAGGTCGAATTGCGCGAACTCGAGCGCAAGGCGGACTCGTATCGAAACCTATACCAAAGTTTCCTGACCCGTTTCCAAGAGGCGGTACAACAACAGTCATTTCCCATAACCGATGCCAGGGTAATTACCCGAGCGCAAACCCCAAACAAACCAAGCGCACCAAAAAAACCACTGGTTTTAGCAGTGGCGATTTTCCTTGGGCTTGCTGCGGGAAGCACTATTGGGGCCTTTCGCGAATTCCGTGATCGCTTCTTCCGTACAGGCGACCAAGTGCGAGAGATTCTGGGGCTTGAGTATCTGGGGCATGTTCCGAAGGTGGTTGCCGAAGAATTCAAGGTTTCTTCGGAGCAGTCCGCTCAACACGTTCGAAGGATCAGCGGGCTCAATGAATATGTCGTTGAACATCCTTTGTCCGCTTTTGCTGAAACGCTTCGCAATGCAAAGGTGGCGGCGGATATCGAGAATCCCATGCGGCAGACAAAGATCATCGGTGTGGTCTCCTGCTTGCCGTCCGAAGGGAAATCAACGCTTGCCATCAATTTCGCACAACTCCTTTCAAACCAAGGAGCCCGAACACTTCTCATCGATGGCGACCTCAGAAATCCTGGCGCGACGAGAGCCCTTGGGCAGCATGCAGCCAATGGACTGTTGGAGGCGTTGCTTCAAGACAGGTCTTTGGATGACCTCATTTTGACCGACCCGGCAACTGCCCTTTCGTTTCTGCCGGCTGTGGTCAAATATCGGGTGCCGCACTCCTCAGATGTATTGGCTTCGGCGACAATGGCCAACCTCCTGAGCGAGGCCGCAAAGAGATTCGATTATATTATCCTAGATCTTCCCCCGCTTGGGCCTGTCGTCGATGCGCGTGCAGTCAGCCATCTACTCGACACGGTATTGCTGGTAGTAGAATGGGGTAAGACCTCGCGCCGGATTGTGCAATCGATAATGGCTGAACAACCCGAGATAAGGAAGCGATGCGCAGGCGTAATCCTTAACAAAGTCGATCTGGAGAAAATAAAGCTCTACAGATCTCACGGCTCAAGTGAGTACTATTATAGCCGTTATTCTAATTACTATCAGGAAAACTAG
- a CDS encoding glycosyltransferase family 2 protein: MKISVLINNYNYGRYLRACIDSVLVQNYAELEIVVVDDGSTDDSRDIISSYGSQIVPVLKENGGQASSFNAGFAAASGEIIFLLDSDDAFLSGKLRQIARLYDRDSLDWCFDRVTTIEGEGPSEDLEIQMYDQRDAIRRGHYPSIPVPTSGLSFRRGLIEQILPMKTAKDVVLSDNYLKFAAVYLGRGAIVSTPLTFQRIHQANRYTGTSRASSLRPKIMIATGLELARRYTGLHALGKGLIAGGIAEAGTPFTQLRTEAQRALADSPFGQSAVSQIAMAAARKRLIRKLKGYRNDNRT, from the coding sequence ATGAAAATCTCGGTACTTATCAACAACTACAATTACGGGCGCTACTTGCGTGCCTGTATCGATAGCGTTCTCGTACAGAATTACGCTGAACTTGAAATCGTCGTGGTTGATGACGGTTCGACGGACGACTCGCGTGACATCATTTCGTCGTACGGCTCGCAAATTGTGCCGGTATTGAAAGAGAATGGCGGCCAAGCCTCGAGCTTCAATGCAGGCTTTGCCGCTGCGAGTGGAGAGATTATCTTTTTGCTCGATTCCGATGATGCATTTCTCTCTGGAAAGCTTCGTCAGATTGCCCGGCTGTATGATCGTGACTCTCTGGACTGGTGTTTCGATCGGGTGACGACAATAGAGGGGGAGGGGCCGTCAGAAGACCTGGAGATCCAGATGTACGATCAGCGTGACGCGATCCGTCGAGGACATTATCCATCAATCCCGGTACCGACGTCCGGTTTGAGCTTTCGACGAGGTCTTATTGAACAGATCCTGCCGATGAAGACGGCCAAGGATGTCGTGTTGAGCGATAATTATCTGAAATTTGCGGCGGTCTATCTCGGCCGGGGTGCCATTGTCTCGACGCCGCTCACCTTTCAGAGAATTCATCAGGCAAATCGGTATACTGGCACATCCAGGGCGAGCAGCCTGCGTCCCAAGATCATGATTGCCACGGGCCTGGAATTGGCCCGTCGTTACACCGGGCTTCATGCCCTTGGTAAAGGCCTGATAGCCGGAGGTATTGCTGAGGCCGGCACGCCATTCACGCAGCTCCGAACAGAGGCCCAGCGCGCTCTGGCCGATAGTCCGTTTGGGCAATCTGCAGTATCGCAGATCGCGATGGCTGCCGCCCGCAAACGTCTGATCAGAAAACTGAAAGGCTACCGCAATGATAACCGGACATGA
- a CDS encoding O-antigen ligase: protein MAHDLPHFLFQMTSLRISPDLLLYIYCGLIVLSVVPFGLVDILPQTLILILMCILGGVAVVLYGPPERGQWVFGTALAIFSLMALWILFQTVEIPFTRSDDLVWAKARTMAAAAKTISVEPADTLAALLQIALPAVTFLTGLIVADRSKDDQAMLRFLASAAGILAMYGLYQFLFLPDTLLGETKKAYQESLTATFVNRNTNATFFGLGLLMQLTLLFDSFLFKTDKASAELQSNATLPRLYYCFISLATFAALMLTQSRAGVFLTAFAILVYTPFLASQWLRIFPNSFVRLGSRWLRVAVVIAAACLGTGFFLLFASKAMLRANIQGLEDARFCIWPDVVRATYNNWLFGTGFGTFRTVFSGYRDSRCGIFNIFDRAHNTYLEGFLTLGVIFPVVALLVLAALLFIFWRGYRNRRRNRHYAVLGLAATILVWGHALVDFSIQIPGFSVFYAAFLSGVVCVCYKHTLKPAASKNAALHKYNNDEIELELIY, encoded by the coding sequence ATGGCGCATGACCTGCCACATTTTCTATTTCAAATGACCTCGCTCCGAATTTCTCCAGATTTACTGCTTTATATTTACTGCGGCCTGATTGTTCTGTCGGTCGTACCATTCGGCTTGGTTGATATTTTGCCTCAAACGCTGATCTTGATCCTTATGTGTATATTGGGCGGAGTCGCCGTTGTTCTCTATGGCCCACCCGAGCGCGGACAATGGGTATTCGGCACCGCACTCGCCATTTTTTCGCTCATGGCCCTTTGGATTCTCTTTCAGACTGTTGAGATTCCCTTTACGCGCTCTGATGACTTGGTATGGGCCAAGGCACGCACGATGGCGGCAGCAGCGAAGACGATCTCCGTTGAACCCGCGGACACGCTCGCAGCGCTGTTGCAAATAGCGCTGCCCGCTGTGACGTTTTTAACGGGGCTTATCGTCGCCGATCGCTCAAAGGATGACCAAGCGATGCTCAGGTTTCTGGCCTCGGCGGCAGGAATCCTGGCGATGTATGGTCTTTATCAGTTCCTGTTCCTTCCCGACACACTGCTCGGCGAGACAAAGAAAGCCTATCAGGAAAGCCTGACGGCCACCTTCGTGAACAGGAACACTAATGCCACTTTTTTTGGCTTGGGATTGCTGATGCAGCTCACGCTGCTATTTGATTCTTTTCTCTTCAAAACCGACAAAGCATCGGCTGAGTTGCAAAGTAATGCGACGCTACCACGTCTCTACTATTGCTTCATATCCCTTGCTACTTTTGCGGCTTTGATGCTGACGCAGTCACGCGCCGGGGTTTTTCTGACCGCCTTTGCGATACTGGTCTATACGCCTTTCCTGGCGAGCCAGTGGCTCAGGATATTTCCAAATTCATTCGTGCGACTGGGTTCCAGATGGCTTCGTGTAGCCGTCGTGATCGCCGCCGCCTGCCTGGGGACGGGATTTTTTCTTCTTTTTGCGTCGAAAGCGATGTTACGCGCAAATATTCAAGGGCTTGAGGATGCTCGCTTCTGTATTTGGCCCGATGTGGTCAGGGCGACATACAACAACTGGCTCTTTGGCACTGGATTTGGCACGTTCCGAACTGTATTTTCCGGTTATAGGGATTCCCGCTGTGGTATCTTCAATATCTTTGATCGGGCCCACAATACTTATCTCGAAGGCTTTTTGACGCTTGGGGTCATATTTCCAGTTGTCGCATTGCTTGTCCTTGCCGCCCTCCTTTTCATTTTCTGGCGCGGCTATCGCAACAGAAGGCGCAATAGGCACTATGCGGTGCTGGGTTTGGCGGCAACTATTCTCGTTTGGGGACATGCGCTTGTCGACTTTTCCATCCAGATTCCGGGCTTTTCGGTTTTTTACGCCGCTTTCCTTTCCGGTGTCGTATGTGTGTGCTACAAGCACACGCTAAAGCCGGCGGCCAGCAAAAATGCTGCGTTGCACAAGTATAATAATGATGAAATTGAATTGGAATTAATATATTGA
- a CDS encoding glycosyltransferase, giving the protein MDAKQSADNKVWRITVAVLTYRRPEGIVKLLDSLTRQERHPARPYHMTVLVVDNDATESSRDIVEGFDTKGVFDIVYAVEPRQGIPVARNHAMDKAPQPSPETGELLDPDYFCFLDDDEWATEGWMDAMLDTCLRQKADCVYGYVVPVYPENAPEYWVKARVFESARNQEGGRIDYAASNNVMFDYKLVKSWNLRFEEKMLNTGGTDYLFFNQAVKLGMKIVWTERAMVYDIIPLKRMTWKWVLQRQYRLGNTFAVSEVLHGNRKQRLYRLIYGITRTGLGVAMLPTLAVSPYLGMRALTHLLRGAGVVTGLFGHFYQEYQPPKEAQSSAAS; this is encoded by the coding sequence ATGGACGCAAAGCAGTCAGCTGACAACAAGGTCTGGCGTATAACCGTTGCTGTGCTGACATATCGGCGGCCGGAAGGCATCGTAAAGCTTCTGGATTCGTTGACACGCCAGGAGCGGCACCCCGCCCGACCTTACCATATGACGGTTTTGGTCGTTGATAACGATGCGACCGAAAGCAGCCGCGACATCGTGGAAGGTTTCGACACGAAAGGGGTCTTCGATATCGTTTATGCAGTCGAACCCCGCCAAGGTATTCCCGTCGCGCGCAATCACGCCATGGATAAGGCGCCGCAACCCTCGCCGGAAACCGGCGAGTTGCTGGATCCTGACTATTTTTGTTTTCTGGATGATGACGAATGGGCAACCGAGGGCTGGATGGATGCGATGCTGGATACCTGCCTCAGGCAGAAAGCTGATTGCGTTTACGGTTACGTCGTGCCGGTCTATCCGGAAAATGCACCGGAATACTGGGTCAAGGCGCGCGTATTTGAAAGCGCTCGGAACCAGGAAGGCGGACGCATTGATTATGCCGCTTCCAACAATGTCATGTTTGACTACAAGTTGGTGAAATCGTGGAACCTTCGCTTTGAAGAAAAGATGCTGAATACCGGGGGCACAGACTACCTTTTCTTCAATCAGGCAGTAAAACTCGGGATGAAAATCGTTTGGACCGAGCGCGCGATGGTCTATGATATTATTCCGCTGAAACGGATGACGTGGAAGTGGGTGCTTCAGCGGCAGTACCGGCTTGGCAATACCTTTGCGGTGAGCGAGGTGTTGCACGGAAATCGCAAACAGCGGCTCTACCGGCTGATATACGGCATCACTCGGACCGGGTTAGGTGTGGCCATGTTGCCGACACTGGCGGTATCGCCCTATCTCGGTATGCGAGCGCTCACGCATTTGCTGCGGGGGGCTGGCGTTGTGACCGGTCTGTTTGGTCATTTCTATCAGGAATATCAGCCACCAAAAGAGGCTCAATCTTCGGCCGCTAGCTAG